Part of the Sporichthyaceae bacterium genome is shown below.
GTTCCTGCGCCCCGGCGATCAGCTCCTCGTAACGCACATCTGCCGGGGCGTCAGCCTCGTCGAGCAGCACCACGCTCTTCACCGAGGTGCGCCCGCGAATCTGCTCCACCAGCGGCGCGAAGGTGCTGTCCACGAAGACAACCGAGCTGCCGCTGTCATTGAGGACGTAGACCAACTCCTCGGCGGAGAAGCGCAGGTTCAGCGGGTTCATGATGGCCGCCCCGAGCATGGTGGCGTGCCACAGCTCGAGGTACGGCACGCTGTTCGAGGACAGCACGGCGACCCGGTCGCCGGGACCCGCGCCGAGTTCGGCGGACAGCGCGTGGGACAGCCGGGCCACCCGGCTGCGGTGCTGCCCGTAGGTGATCTGCCGACCGGTGCCCGCGTCGATGAACCCGATGCGATCGGAATTGCGCTCCAGCGCCGGTAATAAGGACCGGCTGAAGACGAGCTCCTTCATGACCCACCTTCGGGACGGACAGCGGCTAGGACTCGGTGCTCAATTCGGCGAGGACGGCGCCGATCGGCACCTGCTCGCCCTCGGTGACGTTGATCGCCGCGACCACGCCGTCGTCAGGGCTGCGGATGGTGTGCTCCATCTTCATTGCCTCGAGTACCAACAACGGGGTGCCGGCCTCGACGGTGTCCCCGACGGAAACCAAGATGCGCACCACCGCACCGGGCATCGGCGCGGTCAGCCCGCCGGCCGGGCCGCTGCTGCCGGGGGCGGGCAGCGGATCGAGCACGGTGAGCGTGGAATGGCCGAGCGGACTGTCCACGCACGCGATGCCCAGCGAGCCCGCACCGACGATCTCGGACAGGTGCACGCGGAACCGCCGGCGCACCCCGCCGGTGCTCAGCTCGACCCCGACCCCGTCCGCGGCATGGATAACCAGCGGGTGCGGGGCGCCGTCGACCAACAGGATCGGCTCCGCGGCGGTCAGATCGTGCCCGATGCCGATCGACTCGCCGTCCTGCGTTTTGAAGGTCACCGACTCCAAGGTGGCCCGGTTGTTGCGCCAGCCGCGGGGGATCGCGGGTTGGGTGCTGCCCGCCGGGCGGGCGCGGTGGTGCCGGGCGATCGCGGCCACCGCGGCGTGCAACTGGTGCACCTCCGGGACGGTGGCCGCGGCGGTCAGCCCGTCGACCCGTTCCAGGAAGTCGGTGGTGGTGTCCGCGGCCAGGAACGCCGCCGACCGCAGGATCGCCACCAGCAGGTCGCGGTTGGTGGTCACCCCGTGCAGCCGGGCCCGGCTCAACGTGTCGGCGAGCAATGCCGCGGCGCCGGACCGGGTGGGGGCGTGCGCGATCACCTTGGCGATCATCGAGTCGTAGTACGGGCTGACCTCACCGCCGGTGGCCAACGCCGAGTCCACCCGGACGTAGCCGTTGGGACCGCACGGCGTGTCGATCTCGAACAGCTCGAAGGTGCCGGAGACCGGCAGGTACCCGGCGGCCGGGTCCTCGGCGCACAACCGGACCTCGATGGCATGCCCGCTCACCCCGGCCGATCGCGCGGCCGCGGGCAGCGGATTCCCCCCGGCCACCAGCAATTGCAGCGCGACCAGGTCCAGGCCGGTTATCGCCTCAGTGACCGGGTGTTCCACCTGCAGGCGGGTGTTCATCTCCAGGAACGCCGCGGTGCCGTCCGCGCCGACGATGAACTCCACGGTGCCCGCGCCCCGGTAGTCGACCGCGCGTGCCGCGGCCACCGCCGCGGTGCACAGCTGCTCGCGCA
Proteins encoded:
- a CDS encoding biotin carboxylase N-terminal domain-containing protein — translated: KVLVANRGEIARRVLRGARSLGIATAVVYSDADADALFVAEADEAVRLPGTAPADTYLRGELILDAAARVGADAIHPGYGFLSENAQFAADVAAAGLVFIGPPAAAISAMGDKVTAKRMMAAAGVPVLAGFTIGEDGRAAPEGGGEAVDIRAALTAVGLPAIVKASAGGGGRGMRIIADPAEADEQIASAQREAASAFGNPMVFLERYLSPSRHIEIQVIADDHGNTVALFERECSIQRRHQKIVEEAPSAFVSADLREQLCTAAVAAARAVDYRGAGTVEFIVGADGTAAFLEMNTRLQVEHPVTEAITGLDLVALQLLVAGGNPLPAAARSAGVSGHAIEVRLCAEDPAAGYLPVSGTFELFEIDTPCGPNGYVRVDSALATGGEVSPYYDSMIAKVIAHAPTRSGAAALLADTLSRARLHGVTTNRDLLVAILRSAAFLAADTTTDFLERVDGLTAAATVPEVHQLHAAVAAIARHHRARPAGSTQPAIPRGWRNNRATLESVTFKTQDGESIGIGHDLTAAEPILLVDGAPHPLVIHAADGVGVELSTGGVRRRFRVHLSEIVGAGSLGIACVDSPLGHSTLTVLDPLPAPGSSGPAGGLTAPMPGAVVRILVSVGDTVEAGTPLLVLEAMKMEHTIRSPDDGVVAAINVTEGEQVPIGAVLAELSTES